The genomic region CGCGCAAAAATCCTCAACTGCGCTTTGCAATTCCTTTATGCCATTTGTATTTATGATAACAAAATCTGCTAGTTCGCGCTTTTTTTCAATATCAATTTGAGAATCTAGTCGCGCGTTAATGCTTTTTTCATCTAAATTATTGCGCTTTTTCACACGCGCCAAACATAGCTCCCTTGGCGCATACACCACCGCAACAAATGCCACAGGATAGCGAGCTTTTGCGCCAGATTCAAAAAACAACGGAATATCTAGGAAATATGGCACGCAAGATTTTTCAAGCTCTTTTGCCTGTGTTAAAATGCGCTCTTGAATTTTTGGGTGCAAAATAGATTCTAAGTCCTTGCGCGCTTTTTCATCGCCAAAAACAAGTGCGCCGAGCTTTTTTCTATCAATTGTTGTGTTTGTAGCTTTTGAGCCTGTTTTATCTGCGAAATCTTGTTTGATAGAATCCTCTTGCAAAATCTCTTCACCAAAGCGCGTTAGCACTTCTCCTGCGCACGATTCTAACACTTCGTGCGCGATAGTATCTGCACAAATCACCTTATAGCCGTGCAGCTTCAAAAGGCTTGCTACACTACTTTTTCCGCTACCGATACAGCCTGTAAGCGCGATGGCGTATTGCAAAGTTTCCATAATTTTTTAAAACTTCGCCACATTTTTAAGCGCAGAATCTATGAAATTTGGCAAAGCAAAAACTTGCTTATGCACGCTGGCGTTGTAGTATTTAAGCGCATCGATAAAATCAATCTTTGCAAGCACCATATCGCTTGTGGGGTGGTATTTGCGCGAGGCAAACACATAGCTTTTATCATTCAAAATACTCACGCTTGGGAAAAATGGCAGTATTACCTCAAAAAAATCCCTCGCTTGCGCAATGCCCTCTTTAAAACCCTCCATATCAAGCATTGGGTGCTTATTAGCATAGAGCAAAATCCCGCGCTCACTTAGCATACGCGATAATCCATCGATTGTATGCGCGCTAAGTTTAGAATCTGAAATAATCACATCATATTTTGCAATATCCAAATCAATAATATTCTCAAAAAGCCTAAAGCGCGGGTTTTGACGCGTCAAGGAAAAATGCTCAAAAAAATCAATCAAAGAATCTAAGCATTTTGTATCCTCCTGCACGAAATCCACGCACACATCGCTATGCTTAAGTGCTTCAAAGGCAATTTCAATATTGAAACTATCATAAACTAAAACGCGCAAAGATTTCGTAGCATTTAGATTCTCTAGCCCTAAGTGTGAATCTAGCGGCAAAGTGCAGATTCCGATATGCCCCAAAAGCTCGCTATGCACAAAAAGATACTTTTTCAAAAGCAAATCTTTTTTATCAATGAGTGCCACCTGCTCAAAATCGTTACTTTTAAAAATCTCCAAACTATGCGCGCTAACGCAAGTAAGGATTTGCTCATCAATGGCGTATTCCTGCCTAAAATTTGGGCTTGGTTCGCGTAATATCCACATTTTTTATCCTTTAATCGTGTGTGAAACAAATTTTGAAAAATTATCCACTATTGCCCCGCCCTTGCGGAATCCTAGCCCGCAAGATTCATAGGCAAAAAAAACATTTGGTTGATAAAAGCTCCCATTGTGCGCGTTTAGCTCGTAAAATTGCTGATAGACTTCTTTATGTGCGCCATAGATTCCATCCTTTGCTTCTAACACCTTTGCGTGAGTATCCAAAATCTCCACATTCGCCCCTTCTCTACCAAAAGAGCGCTTGCGCACTTGCTTTGTGCTAAGTGGCTCAAAGCTAGATTCTAGCAATAAAGGGTGTTTTGGGAATAAATCATAGAGAATTTTTAGCATACGCTTGCTTTGAAACATCAACGTATAAGCGGGATTGAGAAAAATCGCATTTTTATTTTGCATCATTTCTTTCATAAGTTGCGCCATTTCTGGTTCATCAATGGCGATAAACTCCCACGGCACGAGCTTGAAAAGAAATTCATAATTCTGCCCCTCATACAATACGCCCTCATTTGCAGAAAATCCCACCTCATCAATGTAGGCAAAGTTCGTCTCAAAGCCTGCTTCGCGCGCCATTTGCTCCAAAAAGCGCGTGGTGGTTTCCTCCTCAATATTGCCTTTCATGCTTGAAAAAAGGATTTTCCACCCTTCATACAGGCTTGCAAAAGCGCTTGTGTCAGAATCTAGTGTAATTAATCGCTTGAAATTTTCACGCAACGCGTTGGCAATATCGTTAAACTGCAGATTCTCATTTAAGTTGTTATGTTTCAAAAGTGCCCATTGCACAAGCGCGGATTCATAAAGCATTGTTGGTGTGTCGGCGTTAAACTCAAGCAGTTTGATAGGCTTCCCATCAAGCCCACCAGCCAAATCAAAGCGCCCATACAAATGCCAGTGGATTTCCTCCTCCCAGCTTTGATAAATCATCTCGTGCAAACTTGGCGGAATATCAAGCTCAAAAAGTAGCTCATTTTCTAGCACATATTCACCCGCCTCCACATACATATCATACAGCTCATTGCTCGCGTTGTAAAACGCTTCTGCCTCATCTTGGCTAATATGCACGAGCTCATTTTCGATATAAGGTGTATTATCAGAATCTGTGTGCCAGCCTAGTCCGATTTCCTCTAGCACCTCTTTATTTAGAGGTTGTAGTTTGGTTACTTCCATAGTCTTGTTCCTTAGGTGTTGTGAATCTTAAAGTATTATACAAAAAGTCGATAATAACTTTCGGCTTTCAAGTTTAAAACAAGGAGTTAAAGATGAAAAAATTACATATTTCATTGCTTGCGACAAGCCTTGCGGCGAGCGCAGCTTTGAGTGCAGAAGTCACACCTTTTGGTTTCTTAGGTGCGTATTATTCTCAAGGGTTACAAAGTATGGGAGCTTATAATTCTGATAATAAAGCTGAGCAGGAAGCCTATATGGCTGCAGCTGCGCGCTTGGGCTTAGATATTGGTTTGGGGCAAAATTTTAGTTTTGGTGTAGGGTTGCAAGGTGCATTTCCTTTCTATCAAAATTATTACTCACAGAATAAACAACAACCAGTAGGCGATGTGCATTATCCGCAAAATTATGATGTCTCTGATGCGTATTTGAAGTATGACAACAAAGCAACTTCATTTGTCGCAGGACGCTTTGATGTGGGGCAGTTCTATTATGGCAAAGATAGAAAAGAGTATTCGGGCATGGATTGGCTTTGGGGAAATATCCAAGGTGCGGCGCTTAATATCAAAGGTCAAAATATAGGAATCTGGGGCTTATGGATGAACTCAAAGCTAGGTGTGTATGGCAATCAAAATCGTATGGCGTATGAAATGGCACGCTTTGGCACTTTCAGCGCGTGGAAGCACAATCACGCAGGTGAAGTGTTTATGGGTGGAGTAGATTTTGATTATGATGTGTTTAAGTTTAGCCCTTATGTGATGTTTGACACAGACAATCAGCATTCAAAAGCCTCAGGGACAAAGAGCGTGCTAAGTGCTGGTGCAAAAGTTGTGCTTGATATTAAAGGCAATGGCGTTCGCTCAATCACTACTTTGCGTGGATTATGGCAACAATATGAAAGTGCGAATCAAACTATCAACCCTACACTTTTATGGGCAGATGAAGAGTTGATATTCTCTGATATTTTCAAAATTGGGGCAGGTTATATCTCCACAAATAAATATAGCGCACAACTCTATGGGCACGATAATAGTAGATTCTATGGCTATCGCGGAGGTTTAGTAGGTTCAAAATATTATGGGACTAATCCACTTCTATACGGTGGCTCAAATGCAAGCACTTGGTATGTATTCACTGGACTTAAGCCAGATTCGCGACTAGAGCTTGATTTGCTTTATTCAGGTGGCGATTATTCAGAAATCTCTGCAGTAGGTCAATTAAGAATTTTTGGAACAAATGAAAGCACAAATGCTAAAATTGGTGGTGGATTTGTAAGCACAAATGACTACAACAGGGAAAAAACCAATAATAACAAGCGCAGAAATAACGCTATTGTTTTCCTTAAGCTCTCTTTCTGATACTACAAACTTAAAAATGGAATATTCCATTTTTAAGGAATTTTCATTCCTCTTATTCGGCGCATTCAGCATTTTTCAACTAACAAAAATTAAATCCTGCTCCGCTGTTTTAGAATCTAAATTCTAAAAGCTAAGATATCAAGATATTTCGCTTGCGCTAGATTCTCCAAACAGCGTTGCAGAATCCACAAATCCAATCAACCAAAACGCGCCGAGTATGTGCGCGAAGCGGAGCTGAAGCGGGATTCACTCCCGCGCAGGCGATACACTCAAAGGAATAGAATTTAGAATCCACTTATGGCGTAATGATAAAACTTTTACTTCCATTTGCTGCGTGTAAAATCACGCTTTCAAATTTGCGCGCATAATATTTTAAAAGCATTTTTTGCAAAGTGGGCTCGATACTTGGATAAAACCACGCATTATTGCTAATCGCCAACACATAACGTGGATAATCATAATAAAGCGCCCTATCTGTGGCTTCATAGCAAATCCCCACACGAAAATCATAGCCCAAAAGTGAAATATCCCCAAACTCCTTCCCACGAGCAAAATCAAACTCTTCTAAAAATGAAAAAGCTTTTTTAATAAATGTAGGCACAGGCATATACTCGCCAAAAGGCGCTAGCACAACCTTATCCACACGAGAAACTTTAGAATCCGCAAACACAAAAAGGCTATTGTAATATTGAGAATCTCGCACTGAAAGCGCGCCTGTGATGATTGTAATCTCTTTTGAAAGCTCTAAAAGCAATTCATAAAAGTTCGGATAATTTTTCAAATCCGCTTCAAGTGAAAACGGGAAGGCATTTTCTGGTAATACGACTACGCGCTTTCCATTATTTTTTGCCTCATAAATGTGCGCGAAATTTTCAATCACAATTTCTTGTAATTTTTGTGCGCTCCATTTGAACTCTTGAGGCACATTTGTGCTGATAAGTGCGATATTTTCAAACTCCTTTGGCACACTAGATTCCATAAAAGTCTTAAAATCAAGTGCAAAAACAAGACAAAACACGCCAACAGCAAGCCTAGCGCGCGTAAAAGTGATAAAACAATACAACGCGCACACAAGCAAGGTAAAATGCAAAAAATCCACGCCAAAATAACTATAAGCTAAAAAACTCTGCGTATTCAGCCAGTCGAAGCCAAAAGGCGCGATAAATCCAAGTAGCAACAAGCCCAAAAGGCGCACCACAAGGCATTCACAAAATGCAATAAACCAAAAAATCACCCCATAAATAAGCGCTACCGCAATGCTAATAACCGGCACAAGCGCGCTTAGCCCGATAAAACGAAAGCTAAGTCCAACCCAATAAAAACAAAAAATCCCCACAAAAAACCCAACGCCAAAGCGTCGCGACTTAGGCATACGCAAATACACATAGATACTAAGCACACCTAAAACACTACCTACAAAAAGCGGAATCTCGCGCCCAAATATACTTTCAAACAAATGCAAACCATACAAAGGCGCACAAAAGGCAAACGCAAGAGCACAATCAACCAAGACGATGTAGATTGCGCGAAAAAGCTTAGAGGTATTTTGCGCGTTTTTTGATTGATGAGATTGGATTCTATCGTGCTGGCTGGAATCTCTAGAATCTAAAGAAGTGTGAAAAAAAATTCTACAAAGTTTTGCAAACAAAGATTCTATATTTTTCTCAAAACTCGGAATCTCTGTGCTTTCTCTAAATTGACGCATCGCTGTGGTAATTTTTTTCATAACAAAATCCCCAAATTTTTTGCATCATTATAAAATAAAATCAAAAAATATATTTGAAAAATCTAAGCCTACATAAAGCGCAAAATGCTACAATCGCAACTTTTGAAAGAAGCAACATAATCTTTAAGGACAAGAAAATGAGCGCGATGACAATGACTCAAAAACTTTTGGCATATGCGGCGGGGATGGATTCTGTAAAAGCGGGTGAGCTTATTATGGCAAAGCTTGATATGGTGCTAGGCAATGATATTACCACGCCTGTGGCAATTAACGCCTTTAAAAGCGCGAAGTTTAACAAGGTGTTTGATAAAAGTAAGGTTTCGCTTGTGATGGATCATTTTGCGCCAAATAAAGACATAAAAGCCGCCACGCAAAGCCAGCAGTGCCGACATTTCGCGCAGGAATTTGATATTAAGCATTACTACGATGTGGGAAATATGGGCGTAGAGCACGCGCTTTTGCCAGAGCAAGGAATTGTTACAATTGGCGATGTGGTGATTGGCGCGGATTCTCACACTTGCACTTATGGCGCGCTTGGAGCATTCTCCACAGGTGTGGGAAGCACAGATATGGCTGTGGGTATGGCAAGTGGCAAGGCGTGGTTTAAAGTCCCTAGCGCGCTCAAATTTAACCTAAGCGGCAAGCTTAAGCCCTATGTGAGCGGTAAAGATGTGATTTTGCATATTATCGGGCTCATTGGCGTTGATGGTGCGTTGTATAAAAGTATGGAATTTAGCGGTAGTGGGCTGAAAAATCTTAGCATCGATGATAGGCTCTGTATCGCAAATATGGCGATTGAAGCGGGTGCGAAAAATGGAATTTTTGAAGTCGATGATGTAACAATTGCTTATGCCAAAGGCAGGAGTAATCGCGAGTTTAGAATCTTTAGCGCAGATGAAAACGCAGAATATGAGCGCGTGTTTGACATTGATTTGGGTGCGATTGAGCACACGGTAGCTTTTCCGCATTTGCCAGAAAACGCGCGTACTAAAGAGCAATGGGGCGAAATCAAAATCGATCAAGTCGTCATTGGCTCTTGCACAAATGGGCGCTTTAGTGATATGGAAGCCGCAGCAAAGATTCTTAACGGCAAAAAAATCGCTAAAAATACGCGCTGTATCGTAATCCCCGCCACGCAAAATATCTATTTAGAATGTATTGCAAAAGGGCATTTAAAAACTTTTATAGAAGCTGGTTGCGTAGTTTCAACGCCAACTTGCGGACCTTGTCTAGGCGGACATATGGGAATCTTGGCTGCGGGGGAAAAATGCGTCTCCACGACAAATCGCAACTTTGTCGGGCGTATGGGACACACCACAAGTGAAGTATATCTTGCCTCACCTGAAGTTGCCGCCGCAAGCGCAATCGCTGGAATCCTCGCCGCGCCTGAAGATGTGATGGGGTGAGAAACTAGCATTTTTTATTACTTTGACAGAGTAAATTTTATTCAAGGAGCAACAATGAAAACACAAGGTTTTGCGCACAAATATAGCGATAATGTCGATACAGATGTGATTATCCCCGCGCGCTATCTCAACACCACCGACAATAAGGAGCTTGCAAGCCATTGTATGGAAGATATTGATAAGGAATTTGTCAAAAAAGTGCAGAATGGCGATATTATGGTTGGTGGCTGGAACTTTGGCTGTGGCTCAAGCAGAGAGCACGCGCCAATCGCTATTAAAGCAAGCGGGATAAGTTGCATTATCGCAAAATCCTTTGCGCGCATTTTCTATCGCAATGCTATCAATATCGGACTTGCCATTATAGAATCCCCCGAAATTGCAGATTCTATCGCAAATGGCGATAAGGTGGAAATTGATTTTCAAAGTGGCATTATCACTAATCTCAACACACGAAAATCCCACGCCACAGAGCCTTTTCCGCCTTTCATACAAGAAATCATCAACGCAAATGGCTATCTTAACTGGATTGCCGCAAACAAGGAGTAGATAATGCAAAAGACAATCGCGCTCATTAGGGGTGATGGCATAGGTCCAGAGGTGGTAAATCAAGCACTTAAGGTATTAAAGCGCGTAGAGGAGAAATTCGGGCATAAGTTTGTTTATAGTGATGTGCTTGCGGGAGGTGTGGCGATTGATGTATGCGGAGAATGCCTACCGCAGGAGAGTATCGAACTTTGCAAAAAAAGTGATAGCGTGCTTTTGGGCGCAGTAGGTGGGGAAAAATGGGACAAAGAACCAAGCCACAACCGACCAGAAAAGGCACTGCTTAGAATCCGCAGTGAGCTTGAAGTCTTTGCAAATATCCGCCCAGCCACACTTTTTGCGCAGTTAAAAGAATCTAGCCCGCTGAAAGCCTCGATTTTGGAGCGCGGGATTGACTTTGTTATCGTGCGTGAGCTCACAGGAGGTGTGTATTTTGGCGAGCATACGACACAAGGAAATGCGCGAAATCGCGTAGCAAGCGACATTATGCGTTATAGTGAATCTGAAATCGAACGTATCGCACGCGTGGGCTTTGAGCTAGCGCGCAAGCGAAGCAAAAGACTAACGAGCGTGGATAAGGCGAATGTGCTAGATTCTAGTAGGCTGTGGCGCGAGGTGGTGGAGCGCGTGCATAGCGAGTTTAGCGATGTGGAGCTAAGCCATATGTATGTGGATAATGCGGCGATGCAGATTGTGCGCGCGCCTAGCCAGTTTGATGTGATTTTGACAGAAAATATGTTTGGGGATATTTTGAGCGATGAGGCAAGCGTGATAACAGGCACGATTGGCGTAATCCCCTCTGCTTCGCTAGGACAAGGCGAAGTGGGGCTATATGAGCCCATACACGGAAGCGCGCCGGACATTGCGGGGCAGGATTTGGCAAACCCACTTGGCACGATTTTAAGCGCAGCGATGATGCTAGAGCTTTCATTTGCGATGAAAGATGAAGCGCAAGTGGTGCAAAAAGCGGTGCAAAAGGTGCTAGATGAAGACTATCGCACCGCGGATATGATGAGTGAAGGCAAACAGCGCGTGGGTTGTGAGAAAATGGGCGATTTGGTAAGCCAAAGAATCTAAAATCCCCAAACCGCGTTGCAGAATCCACAGAATCTTAACAATCAAAACACGCCGAGTATGCACGCGTAGCGGAGCTTGTCAGGGGCTTTGTTCTTGTAAGTGATACATTTTAAGGAATAGAGGCGGAGCTGAAGCGGGATTCATTTCCGCGAGGCGATACAATTTAAAGGAATAGAATCTAAATTCTAAAAACTAAGATATTAAGATATTTCGCTTGCGCTCAATATGACAAAATATATTTCATCCTGAGCCTTTAGGCGAAGAATCTAAGATAGAATCTTAGATTCTCAAACTTCCAAAAAAAGATAAAATACGCACGCAAAGCAAGAAAATAAAAGTGCTTAGTGTCGTCCCACTTTTTGCGGAAGTTATTCGCAGGATTCACCATAGTGAAAGCGTGAATTCTTTGTTTATCTAAATTGTGATTTAAAAAGGATAGTTTATGGATAAAATTCCATCCCCCAAACTCAATCAAAAGCAAGAAAAGAAAGTGGGCGTAGTTATCCCAATCTACAATGTGGAGCAATATTTAAGAGAATGCTTAGATTCTGTAATCAATCAAACCTATAAGAATCTACATATAGTTTTAGTCAATGATGGAAGCACAAAAGCACAGAATCTAGAAATAGCAAAAGAATATGTTTTAAGAGATTCTCGCTTTGTCCTCCTTGATAAAGAAAATGGAGGACAAAGCAGTGCTAGAAATGTAGGGATTGAATATTTCAGTGGGAATATAACACTGCAAAAAAGCAATATTGAGGAATACAAAAGCCAAGACAAACAAAACATAAGCAAAAAAGAAACAGGATTTGCTAAGAGAATCCTAAATGAGCAAATAGGGGGGGGGGATAATACTAGTTTAAAAGCTACAAACCCAATCAACCAACAAAACGCAAAGTATGAACGCGAAGCGGAGCCAAGCGGGATTCACTCCCGCGCAGGCGATAGCATTGAAGGAATAAAAGCTCTACAAACCTATGAAGTTACAAACCCAAATCCCTATAATATTAAGAAAGTCTTTACACAAGCTAGCAAAGCACAAGAAAATACTTTGCAAAATGACACCAAAAACTCTCTAAACTCTCTAAACTCTTTAGAATCCACACATACCATTCATATTTCTCCACATATTGATTACATTATCTTTTTGGATTCTGATGATTATTGGGAAAAGGAATGTGTAGAGGAGTGTGTGAGGGGATTTGCTAGATGCGAGGAGCGGGGCGAAAGTGTGGAGATTGTGTGGTTTTCTTGTGATGTTTTTTTTGATGGCATTGCGCAGTTTGAAACTTATGAGGAGGTATTGTATCCCGCTCAATGCACAATTACCCCAAAGCAATGGCTAGATAATCTCATAAGACTTAATAAACAGGGTTTCACTTCTGCTTGGGATACACTTATTGATTTTTCTTTTTTAAAATCGCACAAACTCTATTTTCCTAATGGCATTATTTACGAAGATGAGGGCTTTGGCGAGATGCTGTTTATGAGTGCGAATCGCATTTGCTTCACGCCTAAAAAATTATACAATTACAGGCTTCGTCCAAATAGCACAACTTTTCAAGACACCACTTCTATCGCGCCGTATTTGATGCCTTTTTACAATGTATTTTTTAAAGATATAATCGCCACTAAGGAATACAATGGGATTTCATCACGCGCACGCCTTTTCTTACAACTTTTAGAGTTTTTCGATACATTCAAAGATAAAGAGCTAGCAGAGCTAGCAAAAAAGACTTTTTTGCCAAGCAACGCGCACGCCTATTTCAAACTCCTTAATTCCGCCAAAGATCCGCTAAATTTGCTCCCAAAGCTAGACTTGACAAAACCCTATATCACAAATTCTAAGCTTAGTTTGTTTGCAAGGTTGTATCTTAATTACCCAAAAGTGCGGGGGTTTTTGCTATTTTTTAAACGCGGTTATGAAGTTCAGCGCATTTTTGAGCGCAAGATTCGCAGAAAGATTTTCAAAAAATACAAGCAACGATAGGCTTTAGGATTTGAAGTGAGATTTACAGATTCTATAAAAAAACTTCTTTTTTGCTCATAAAACAATCCACAAAATCGCAAAAAATTTTAAGAAGAAACAAGAAATCATCATTGTATAATGAACGCCTACAATCCCGCTGAAAATCTCGTGTAAAAGGAATCTGAAATATGAAATCAAATACAAAAAAAGCCTTTATTTTGCTTGCGTTTTTTGTTGTTTCTTTGTTGCCATTAGCACTTATTTATGACAATTTAAGCACGCGCAAATACAACTATAATTCTGTGATAGCGGAGATTAGCCACTCTTATGGCGTGATGAAAAGTCTTTCAGCGCCATTGCTTGTGGTGCCGGGTGTAGAAGATGGCGAGGAAATTTATAGCTTTTTTAATGCGCTAGATTCTGAAGTGCAAATATATCTAAAACCACAAGTAAAATCTCGTGGAATCTACCGCGCTGTGGTATATCAAGGCGACGCGGAATTTAGGCTTAAATTTAAGAGCGATGAAATGAAAGAGGCGCAAAAGAGAGTAAAGCTTGATTGGGAGAGGGCGTCTTTGCGTTTGAAAGTCGATAGTAACGCAAGTTTAAGTGTTTATGACAAAAATGACAAGCCACTAAGCTTTAGTATGAACTACACTTGGATGAATATTCCGCTTGGAGCTTTTTTTGTCGATGAGGACATTTTGATCAATGAGGCTTTTTTGCTAAACAAAGAAATTATATTTCGCCTTTCTTTCAAGGGTTCAGAAAGCTTTTCCTTTGTACCGATGGGGCAAAATGAGCATATTATGATGCATTCTTCTTGGAAAAATCCATCATTTGATGGAATCTTGCCTGATAATATTGAGAAAAAAGATGGTTTTAGCGCGCAATGGAGCGTAAGAAACCCTGAATACATTTTTCAAACAGAGGCGCAAGCTAAAGACACACCAATAAAAAGCCTAGAGGTAAAATTGCTAGATTCTATGACGGAATACCGCTTGATTGAGCGTTCCATAAAATATGGAATCCTCTTTATCGCTCTGACTTTGGCGCTGTTTTTTATCTGTGATGTTGGCTTGCAAAAAAGACTGCATATTTTGCAATATTTCATCATAGGCGCGACACTCGTGGCATTTTATATGTTGCTACTTTCATTGTCTGAACAAATTGGTTTTGTTGGCGCGTATCTTGTTGCGATGCTTTCTGTTGTCGTGCCAACCGCGCTTTATGCCTTTGGGATTATGCGTGATAAGAAATTTGCCTTGCTTGTTGGTGGTGCTTTGTGTGCGCTGTATCTCGCGCTCCTTGGAATCTTAAAAATTGAGAATTACTCACTTTTATTAGGAAGCGTTCTTTTAATGGTTGTGCTGTATTTTGCAATGTTTTTAACAAGGCATTTGCGCACATAGCGTAAATAAGGGAGATAAATGCAAAACCAAAACACCCTTATACAAATTGAAAAGGCGGTGCTTTCGTCAATTATTTTTGCACCTAGCAATTTTGAGGATATTGCAAGCGTGCTAAAAGCGCGCGATTTTTCACTCAAAAGCCACCAATTGCTTTTTGAGCTTATGCAGGAATGCGAAAAGCTTGAGTTGCCGCTAGATTCTGAAATTTTGCTACAACGTTCCGCTGGGAAAATCAATGAAAATGAGCTTATAGAAATTGCGAGTATTAACCCGATTGCAAATATCGAGGCGTATGTAAGAGAGATAAAAGAAGCGTCAATCAAGCGTGATTTGCGCGAGTTGGCAAATATTTTGCGTGAAAAATCTCTTGAAAGTGCGGAAAAATCCCAAGAAATTATGGATTTAATCGAGCGCAGAATGAGCGAAATCTCACTTGAAAATATCACGCGTAGCAATTTTCAATCTTCTCACGAAGTCGTGGTGAAAACACTTGAGCATTTAGAGAATCTTAAAGCGCGCGGAAACCAAGTGCTAACCGGGCTTACAACAGGATTTCACGATTTAAATATGCTGACAACGGGCTTTAATAAAGGTGATCTTATTATCATTGGTGCGCGCCCATCAATGGGAAAAACCGCGCTTGTACTCAATATCGCGCAAAGTATTTTGAACTCTGATAATGGCGTGGCGATTTTTAGCCTTGAAATGCCTTCTGAACAGCTTATGCTAAGAATGCTAAGTGCGCTCACTTCAATTCCCTTGCAGTCCTTGCGTAGAGGGGATTTGAGAGAAAAAGAATGGGAAGATTTAAGTATCTCTGCGGATTCTCTAAGTCAAAAAGATCTTTTTATCGATGATGGCAGTATGCTAAATATCGCGCAGCTACGCTCTAAACTGCGCCGATTGAAACGTCATAATCCAAATATTAGTATTGCGATTGTGGATTATTTGCAACTTATGATAGGCGATAGGAATCAAGGTAGGCAGGTAGAAGTGAGCGATATTTCACGCGGGCTAAAAACACTTGCACGTGAGTTAGAAATCCCAATTATCGCGCTTTCCCAGCTTAGCAGAAGTTTAGATTCTCGCGATGATAAGCGCCCTATACTTTCAGATTTGCGGGATTCTGGTGCGATTGAGCA from Helicobacter himalayensis harbors:
- the coaE gene encoding dephospho-CoA kinase (Dephospho-CoA kinase (CoaE) performs the final step in coenzyme A biosynthesis.), producing the protein METLQYAIALTGCIGSGKSSVASLLKLHGYKVICADTIAHEVLESCAGEVLTRFGEEILQEDSIKQDFADKTGSKATNTTIDRKKLGALVFGDEKARKDLESILHPKIQERILTQAKELEKSCVPYFLDIPLFFESGAKARYPVAFVAVVYAPRELCLARVKKRNNLDEKSINARLDSQIDIEKKRELADFVIINTNGIKELQSAVEDFCAQLS
- a CDS encoding glutathionylspermidine synthase family protein, whose protein sequence is MEVTKLQPLNKEVLEEIGLGWHTDSDNTPYIENELVHISQDEAEAFYNASNELYDMYVEAGEYVLENELLFELDIPPSLHEMIYQSWEEEIHWHLYGRFDLAGGLDGKPIKLLEFNADTPTMLYESALVQWALLKHNNLNENLQFNDIANALRENFKRLITLDSDTSAFASLYEGWKILFSSMKGNIEEETTTRFLEQMAREAGFETNFAYIDEVGFSANEGVLYEGQNYEFLFKLVPWEFIAIDEPEMAQLMKEMMQNKNAIFLNPAYTLMFQSKRMLKILYDLFPKHPLLLESSFEPLSTKQVRKRSFGREGANVEILDTHAKVLEAKDGIYGAHKEVYQQFYELNAHNGSFYQPNVFFAYESCGLGFRKGGAIVDNFSKFVSHTIKG
- a CDS encoding spermidine synthase, with the protein product MWILREPSPNFRQEYAIDEQILTCVSAHSLEIFKSNDFEQVALIDKKDLLLKKYLFVHSELLGHIGICTLPLDSHLGLENLNATKSLRVLVYDSFNIEIAFEALKHSDVCVDFVQEDTKCLDSLIDFFEHFSLTRQNPRFRLFENIIDLDIAKYDVIISDSKLSAHTIDGLSRMLSERGILLYANKHPMLDMEGFKEGIAQARDFFEVILPFFPSVSILNDKSYVFASRKYHPTSDMVLAKIDFIDALKYYNASVHKQVFALPNFIDSALKNVAKF
- the leuB gene encoding 3-isopropylmalate dehydrogenase gives rise to the protein MQKTIALIRGDGIGPEVVNQALKVLKRVEEKFGHKFVYSDVLAGGVAIDVCGECLPQESIELCKKSDSVLLGAVGGEKWDKEPSHNRPEKALLRIRSELEVFANIRPATLFAQLKESSPLKASILERGIDFVIVRELTGGVYFGEHTTQGNARNRVASDIMRYSESEIERIARVGFELARKRSKRLTSVDKANVLDSSRLWREVVERVHSEFSDVELSHMYVDNAAMQIVRAPSQFDVILTENMFGDILSDEASVITGTIGVIPSASLGQGEVGLYEPIHGSAPDIAGQDLANPLGTILSAAMMLELSFAMKDEAQVVQKAVQKVLDEDYRTADMMSEGKQRVGCEKMGDLVSQRI
- a CDS encoding apolipoprotein N-acyltransferase, which encodes MKKITTAMRQFRESTEIPSFEKNIESLFAKLCRIFFHTSLDSRDSSQHDRIQSHQSKNAQNTSKLFRAIYIVLVDCALAFAFCAPLYGLHLFESIFGREIPLFVGSVLGVLSIYVYLRMPKSRRFGVGFFVGIFCFYWVGLSFRFIGLSALVPVISIAVALIYGVIFWFIAFCECLVVRLLGLLLLGFIAPFGFDWLNTQSFLAYSYFGVDFLHFTLLVCALYCFITFTRARLAVGVFCLVFALDFKTFMESSVPKEFENIALISTNVPQEFKWSAQKLQEIVIENFAHIYEAKNNGKRVVVLPENAFPFSLEADLKNYPNFYELLLELSKEITIITGALSVRDSQYYNSLFVFADSKVSRVDKVVLAPFGEYMPVPTFIKKAFSFLEEFDFARGKEFGDISLLGYDFRVGICYEATDRALYYDYPRYVLAISNNAWFYPSIEPTLQKMLLKYYARKFESVILHAANGSKSFIITP
- the leuC gene encoding 3-isopropylmalate dehydratase large subunit, with the translated sequence MSAMTMTQKLLAYAAGMDSVKAGELIMAKLDMVLGNDITTPVAINAFKSAKFNKVFDKSKVSLVMDHFAPNKDIKAATQSQQCRHFAQEFDIKHYYDVGNMGVEHALLPEQGIVTIGDVVIGADSHTCTYGALGAFSTGVGSTDMAVGMASGKAWFKVPSALKFNLSGKLKPYVSGKDVILHIIGLIGVDGALYKSMEFSGSGLKNLSIDDRLCIANMAIEAGAKNGIFEVDDVTIAYAKGRSNREFRIFSADENAEYERVFDIDLGAIEHTVAFPHLPENARTKEQWGEIKIDQVVIGSCTNGRFSDMEAAAKILNGKKIAKNTRCIVIPATQNIYLECIAKGHLKTFIEAGCVVSTPTCGPCLGGHMGILAAGEKCVSTTNRNFVGRMGHTTSEVYLASPEVAAASAIAGILAAPEDVMG
- the leuD gene encoding 3-isopropylmalate dehydratase small subunit, whose product is MKTQGFAHKYSDNVDTDVIIPARYLNTTDNKELASHCMEDIDKEFVKKVQNGDIMVGGWNFGCGSSREHAPIAIKASGISCIIAKSFARIFYRNAINIGLAIIESPEIADSIANGDKVEIDFQSGIITNLNTRKSHATEPFPPFIQEIINANGYLNWIAANKE